The Acipenser ruthenus chromosome 30, fAciRut3.2 maternal haplotype, whole genome shotgun sequence genome includes the window AGGCCAGTCTCTTGATGAAACACACCCAGGTCCCAAAGGAATTCATCACAGTGCGCAGACACTAATCATGCTACTTGGGCATCATTAACAGACGCGTCACCGCTGTAAATTCAGAATCAGAGTTAActatacagaatagtatagaataacaATTACCATTTGATGAGACAGATTTATGCAAAAAAAATGTGACTTACAGGCTGATGGGTgagcggacagacagacacctccacaCATCACCCAGAATCTCATACTCTCAATAACTGAAACTAATCTACATAACAAAATCCATGAGCATAGCTAAGCTCTCTGGTGCTAAAACGTTCAAAACAGTTTAGCGCCAATTTTCAATACGAAAGCTAAATAACGTTAATACTAAGTTTCAtgactaatatatattttttggttgtaATCCACAGCGGATAACAATCTGCAATAGGGTGTTGATGACAGAGATACACTGCCCTCTAGCGGTGCGATAGCAGAATAACGTTGTTTTATTGAAGCAGGAATGCCATTGTTCTGATAGTATTGTATAAGAACACATACATCCGCttaaaacaataaacatattATGACTCAAATACATATGTTATAATTGGCAGAGCAATAGTGCCGATCGTTTTCAacgtggttaaaaaaaaaaaagtggacttGATTGTCTTTATTATAGAATAAAAACAGAAGATTATGCATGAGGGGAGAGCGATATAAAAGCGCCTGCCAAATAAGTAATGCACGGCAATACTGACTGTGCATTTTCTCGCATGCGCACTACAGCACGGTGCGTGGGGGTGGCAACCGTTGCACCTTTATACAGTGCAGCTTGAGTGACGTGTTTTTCTAACGACGCTGTTTTCTTTGAGGAACAGAAATCCTCTCATTACCGAAGAGCCGCTGCAGTTGTAAAATGGAAAATTCGGATCTAGCGCTTCATTCGGATAACGCGGAAGACGTGGCCACGTCCTCTAGTTTCCGTCAGTTTCAGCTCCGACACTTTCATCTGGAGCTGGACGTGGATTTTGACAAGAAGAACGTCTCCGGGAGAGAGCGGCTGGATTTGAAATGCATGCGGGACTCCCCAGAGGAGCTGGTGCTGGACATACACCCCACTCTGGTAGTGGAGGCGGTGTCCTATTCGCCGGGTAAAGCCGGTAACGCAGACTCGATCAAAATCGAGCATGAAACGCGGAGCTTTACAAGCTACGGGACTTCGCTGGTTTTGAAATTCCCTGTTCAATGGAAACCAGGAGACGAGTTCCGCGTTGACATTGAGTACACTGCAACTGACGGGCCGGGGGTAAGAGTGACGTTTTCAAACTGCTGTTCTGTCGGTTCTGCATGCATTGCAGTTCTGTGCGGTGCGGTGCTACAGTGTACGCACTCTGTACTGCACAGAAACGTAGCGTTCATTCAACACAGCGCTGGAGAATATTCAAAACCCACGATAAGCGaaactgaaagaagaaaaaattgAGCGTTACCCTAAACCCTATACCATGCAGCGTGTGAGAGAGACGCTTTAATATGCAGATATGGTGTTATCACGAGCGACGGGTGTTTAACTATCTCTTATATAAAGAATGACAAACCTGACCTCAATGGAGTTGTTTAAGAATTAGCTATAGGCGCTTGTTGTTGATATTCCCGGTGCTCAACAGGACTCCCCCCGTGAAGTGGCTACTCAGCCGCGGTGCAGGTGGACAGACCCGTCTCCTCCGCGCTTCATGCATTGTcccgtctcctctcctctctccccctctctctcactctatttctctctctgtctctccccggCGCTAGGTGTGCTGGCTGGATCCAGAGCAGACCGCGGGGAAGAACAAACCCTTTATGTTCACCCAGGGTCAGGCGGTCCTGAACCGATCCTTCTTCCCGTGCTTTGATACCCCCGCTGTGAAAAGCACTTACACGGCCACGGTGAAGGTGAAatatatagatattatatatatatatatacagcggCTCCTGTTGTATTTGAAGAGCCCGTGCAGAAGGCACTGCTCCTGTCCCAGATGAATGTAAAGAGATGGATTGTTTCCCTGTAATTGCGCGCAGGTGCCGGAGGGGTTTACAGCGGTGATGAGCGCGACCTCCCGGGAGCACAGGCAGGCAGACCGCACCTTCCTCTTCAGCATGGTGCAGCCGGTCCCCTCCTATCTGGTGGCCCTCGCGGTCGGGGACCTCGTCTCTGCGGACGTGGggcccaggtgagggacactgccgGACACGGGGTCCAGCCTGCCTCCATGTCATTCATACTGCCCACACTGTGTTAATGACCCTCGACCAACACTTTGAGATCTCCATTGATATCGATCTGAGCACTGGCATTGCTCTGTGCAAATAAGAACTAActtcgtgttttgttttttaagcaagTTCCCCAAGGCTGGTGAACTCTGTGTGCTCAGCATTGTGTCCGCAGATCCACAACACTCGACtgatttctttattgttttaaaaagggaTAAGAGATTTACTTTGCCCTCAGGAACTggcgtcagtgtgtctgtgtttcacaaGTTTTATTTCAGGCTCCACGTAGTCATGTCACGATTAGACAGACTTTATATCACTAACCTGCTACCTGGCTTCAAATGACATATGCTATTGTTTTGTGTACCCTTTATTTTCATAATGGTCCTTCAGATATTCAGATCACGTGTGTGTTAAAATGACCGCGATGAAAACGTACATTAAAAACACACTCCGTCCTGCAACACGACGTGTGATTACAGATATCCGGGCTAACAGGACTGTGTTTGAAATCCATATTGCTCTGCTGCAGACCCCGCACGCACAGCGACGCTGCAGAACGGTGTCTCTCATGGACGCTTTGACATCGCGCTGTGCACACAGCCTGCGTCACTGAGATTCTCTCCCCTGCAGGACACGCGTGTGGACTGAGCCCTGCCTCCTCCAGGCTGCTCAGCAGGAGTACGACGGGGTGATCGAGGAGTTCCTCGCCGTCGCAGAGAAGCTGTTTGGACCCTACGTGTGGGGCAGGTAGGAAAGCAGGCTGATCAGCACCAGcacagtgcgtgtgtgtgcagacAGCAGTGTGTTCTATTATGAGTCATGAAATCCAAAACCAATTCCCTTATTAAAGGGATGCTTTGGGCCATATTTTCCAAGCGTCTTCTCCAGTCTTTAACTGACTCCCCCTGGCAGGTACGACGTGCTGTTCATGCCCCCCTCCTTCCCGTTCGGGGGCATGGAGAACCCCTGCCTCACCTTCGTCACCCCCTGCCTGCTGGCCGGGGATCGCTCCCTGGCTGACGTCATCGTGCACGAGATCTGCCACAGCTGGTTCGGCAACCTGGTCACCAACGCCAACTGGGGGGACTTCTGGCTGAACGAGGGCTTCACCATGTACGCACAGCGGAGAGTCTGCACCCAGATCTACGGTGggcaccccacacacacactgctccttTTTCTCAGAGCCGGTGTTTAATCCCTAATTCACACAACCGTTTCGCGGAGAAGGTTAGATATTTAAGGAACGATTTTGTTTTCCAGGCGCTGCCTACGCCAGTCTGGAAGCCGCTACGGGCCGATCTCTCCTCCGGCAGCACATGGACACCACCGGAGAGGAGCACCCTCTCAACAAGCTGCGTGTGCAGATCAAGCCAGGTGAGTGAGGCCCCGCGCAGCAGCGCCATCAATTCCCATGGGTCTGGGCAGCTCGCACTGCAAACACATGTTCTCAGCATTCCATGCCTGTCCTTTAGGAATAAAGAAGAAGGGTTTCAGATAGCGCCTCCTCCCGTGGTCTTTATCACATTACGCAGGGACTGGTCTGGTTTTAGTGACGGCAGTGGCTGGTTCAATTGCTGTCACTCTGCACACAGTGATCTCGTACAGAAGGCTGTTATAAGGGGTGAGATGCGCCGGCTCGCCGCCCTTACTGCTGTCTCTTGCGTGGCCCTCTGTAGGCGTGGACCCCGATGATACGTACAACGAGACCCCCTATGAGAAGGGGTTCTGCTTCGTGTCCTACCTGGCTCACCTGTGCGGGGAGCAGAGCCGATTCGACGCCTTCTTGAGGGTACGTGAAGGTTTGCACCGGCAGATCTAGAGAGAGATGCTGGGGTGTGTTCAAGACCCTTCAAACATAGCAAACAAATATTTCACCCTGAATTTGGCCAAACAGTACTCCTTTTTACACAAAGAGAGATTCATGACTGCATTCGGTTTATACAAGAGTTCAGGAACAGATTCCCGGGACTGAgcgctccacagaaatcaggggcTGGCGGTCAGGTGAGGGTCACTGGTGTCCATCGGGCTGGTTTGCCATTCCGAGTGCAGAAACAGCTGCGTGGGTTTGTGATGgtcgctgcttttcttaagacACCGTGGAGAACGGCGATCCACGCAAACGCAAGCCGCTGTGTCTTCAGTGGGCATGGTGAACGAGCCCGTTCTGCGGCATGCCTCTCTCCTGTGGAGAGCTCAGTGGGCTTGGGGCAGCTGTAGTGCAGCTGTGGTTCGGTGCGTTGAGTGTCTCTGTGCTCTGCAGGGCTACGTGGACAAGTTCAAGTTCCGCAGCATTCTGGCTGAAGACGCTCTGGAGTTCTACCTGGAATATTTCCCTGATCTGAAGGAGAAAGGGGTTCACGAAATCGCAGGTAAGGACGGGTCAAAAGGGCTTTTAAGTGCCTTTTATGGTCAAATCCAAAAAAATCAGCAGTCAGTTTGGGGAGGGGGCGGGACCACCGACTGTGGTTGTTAAAACACGACTCATGATAAAGGCGGCAATTGGGATCGTTGTAGATTTTGTTATCAGCAATGTCTCCCAGTGGTTCCCTTCTTGCAGGGCTGCAGTTTGAGAGCTGGTTGAACACTCCGGGCTGGCCCCCCTACCTGCCTGACCTCTCCCCAGGGATGACCCTCATGAAGCCCGCTGAGCAGCTGGCACAGTTGTGGGCTACAGAGACCCTGGACCTCCCTGCCATCAAGGCTGTGGACACCAGCTCCTGGAAGACCTACCAGACTGTCTACTTCCTGGACAAAATCCTGGAGAACTCTCCCTTGCCCACAGGTAGGGAGGTGCTTTGAGATGTCATGCTGCTGAAACGATCGTGATGGAACTTGGTGAAGACATTCTTTACTGCAAGTTATTGAGTGatcagaagtgtgtgtgtgtgtgcgctcgttTATAGTGCTTACAGGGTCAAAATTATCCCCAGAAAGAAACTGACAAAGCCTACTTTATGGGAACACGGGATATGTCCCTGTAATTTTTAAACAGATATTTCAAACATAAAAGTGCAGCAGTATTTCCTTTAGCCCCTATTCTGGAAGGCCAAATGAACGCCGTAGTTTACATAAGCATTGTTTCAAATCAGGTCCTCCAAACAGAGTAGCCCACTCATCTACACTGAATCTTAGTGCTGAAGGCTGTTTAAAACCCAGAAGGCTGTTTAACATGCACTTTGAATCTCTCTGCATCAAAGTCATCTGAGGAATAATACAATCCCTACGGCACTGCAAGCACAGAACCTGAAGCGTTCAGAAGCTATAGCGGTTTCCCTTTCAGAGATCTGGAGCAGGTGATTGGGGTGTTTGAATTGCAGTTTGTGTTCCAGGGAACGTGCAGCAGCTCGAGGAGCTGTACCCCAACGTGTCGAAGGCGAGGAACGCGGAGCTGCGTCTGCGCTGGGCTCAGATAGTCCTGAAGAATCACCACGAGCCGCAGTTCCACCAAGTCAGGAGCTTCCTGCACTCCCAGGTGGGTCCAGCCTGTTCCTCACAGGGCCTCTCCTACAGTCACCTGGGGC containing:
- the LOC117965989 gene encoding aminopeptidase B-like → MENSDLALHSDNAEDVATSSSFRQFQLRHFHLELDVDFDKKNVSGRERLDLKCMRDSPEELVLDIHPTLVVEAVSYSPGKAGNADSIKIEHETRSFTSYGTSLVLKFPVQWKPGDEFRVDIEYTATDGPGVCWLDPEQTAGKNKPFMFTQGQAVLNRSFFPCFDTPAVKSTYTATVKVPEGFTAVMSATSREHRQADRTFLFSMVQPVPSYLVALAVGDLVSADVGPRTRVWTEPCLLQAAQQEYDGVIEEFLAVAEKLFGPYVWGRYDVLFMPPSFPFGGMENPCLTFVTPCLLAGDRSLADVIVHEICHSWFGNLVTNANWGDFWLNEGFTMYAQRRVCTQIYGAAYASLEAATGRSLLRQHMDTTGEEHPLNKLRVQIKPGVDPDDTYNETPYEKGFCFVSYLAHLCGEQSRFDAFLRGYVDKFKFRSILAEDALEFYLEYFPDLKEKGVHEIAGLQFESWLNTPGWPPYLPDLSPGMTLMKPAEQLAQLWATETLDLPAIKAVDTSSWKTYQTVYFLDKILENSPLPTGNVQQLEELYPNVSKARNAELRLRWAQIVLKNHHEPQFHQVRSFLHSQGKQKYTLPLYRAMWSGTEQTKAMAMEIFSSTAKQLHSNVRSYVKRILS